The DNA sequence CGCTCTTCCTGGCCAGCCTGGTGATGCTGGGCGGCGTGTTCGTGTTCACCAACTGGATGGTGCGCCGGTTGAGCGACCAGGTGTCGGCGTCCTCCGAGCTGCTCGCGAGGTTGTGCGCACAGGCCAGCTTCCCCGCCACGCGTGATCCGGAGCTGCAGGCGATTCTGTCGGGCGTGATCCGCGGAATCGACTTTCCGATGGTGATCGCCGATGAGCGCGGAGTTCCTCGGGCCTGGCGTCTGGTGGAGCTCGATCCCGCGCTGATTCCCGACGCGTCGCTCGACAGCCTCGCTCTGGGAAAGCCCATCGCCCCCGTGATCCGCGCGCGGGTGGATCGCCTCTACGCCAAGATCGGCGAGCTCGACCGGAAGCACCCGCCCATCCCGATGACCCAGCCGGTCACCCGCGTGTCGCTCGGACGGCTCCACTACGGCGATCCGCCGTTGCTCGAGCGGCTGCGCTGGATGCCCTATGTCACCGTCGGCGGCATGGTGGCCCTGATCGGCGTGGGGCTGTGGGGACTCGAGACCATGCGCCGCAACGAGCGCCGCAACATCTGGGTCGGCATGGCGCTCGAGACCGCCCACCAGCTCGGGACGCCGCTGTCGTCGCTGATGGGCTGGGTCGAGCTGCTGCGTGCGCGCATGGACGAGACGGCGGGCGCCGAGCCCGTCCCGCGCGCCGAGCTGACGGAGACTCTGGAGGAGATGGAGCGCGACGTGGACCGCCTCAACAAAGTGGCCCAGCGCTTCAGCCACGTGGGCTCTTCGCCGCGTCTCGAGCCGCTCGATGTCTCGGCCCTGGTCCAAAGGGTCGCCGAATACATGCGGAGGCGCATCCCTCGCGAGGAAGGCGACGTCACCATGACCGAGCGCATCGAGCAGACCACGCCGCTCCCGTGCAGCCGCGAGCTGCTCGAATGGGCGATCGAGAACCTCATCGCCAACGCCATCACCGCGCTCGACAAGCGCCCCGGACAGATCGAGGTGTCGGTCGCTCCGCGCGAGGGCGGGGGCGCGGAAATCATGGTGCGCGACAACGGAAGGGGCATGACCGCGAGGGAGCAGCGGCGCGCCTTCGAGCCGGGGTACACCACGAAGCCCCGGGGATGGGGACTGGGACTGGCGCTGGCGCGGCGCGTGGTCGAGGAGTACCACGGTGGCAAGCTCACCGTGCGGAAGAGCGTGCCCGGCGAAGGCACGACCATCGCGATCGTGCTGCCGGGCTGAAGCGGGGTATCATGCGTTGTTCCGCACCCCATTGACCAGTACAAGAAGCCGGAACTGAACGGCCCCTTTCCGAAATGCCCGACGACCAGCGACGCCAGATCCTGTGGGCCGACGACGAGATCGACCTCCTCCGGCCGCACATCAAGTTCCTCGAGCAGAAGGGCTTCGCCGTCACGCCGGTCGGCAGCGGCGAGGATGCTCTCGCCGCCCTCACGCGGTCGCGCTTCGACGTCGTGCTGCTCGACGAGAACATGCCCGGCCTCGGAGGCCTGGCCACGCTGGACGCCATCAAGTCCCGCGACGTGTCGGTGCCGGTGATCCTGGTCACGAAGAACGAGGAAGAGTCGCTGATGGAAGAGGCGATCGGGCGCCACATCCGCGACTACCTCATCAAGCCGGTGAATCCTTCCCAGGTGCTGCTCGCGCTCAAGCGCGTGCTCGAGTCGAGCCGCATTCAGGACACGGCGCGCACGCGCGACTACGTCGGGGACATGCGGCGCTGGCAGGATCTCGATCGCCGGCGCTTCACCTGGCAGGAGTGGGTGGATCTCGCGGTGGACGTGGCGCGCTGGGACGTGCTGTTCGACGAGCTGCCCGACGAGCAGGGCCTGGCCCAGGCGCATCAGGACTTCCGGCGCTCGCTCAACGCCGATTTCTCGCGGTTCATCGAAGCGCAGTACGGAGGCTGGGTGCATGGGGACGCCCAGCGGCCTCCGCTCTCGACCGACGTCGTCGCTCAGACCGTGGCGCCGCGGCTGAAGCGCGGTGAGCGCACGGCGTTGGTGGTGATCGACTGCCTGAGGCTCGATCAGTGGCTGACGCTCGAGCCGCTCCTGGCCGAGCACTTCGAGATCCAGCGCGAGCACTACTGCTCGATCCTGCCCACGGCCACGCCCTATTCGCGCAACGCCATCTTCTCCGGGCTGCTTCCCGCCGAGCTCCACAGCCGCCACCCCGATCTGTGGCAGGAGACGAGCGGAGACGAGCGCTCCAAGAATCGTTTCGAGCGCCAGCTGCTCGAGCTGCAGCTCGACCGCCTCAAGGCGCGGCCGACACGACCCATCCGCTATTTCAAGATCTACGACTCGGCCGAAGCGCAGCAGGCCCGCAAGCAGTCGAGCGGCTTCGCCGGACTCGGTCTCGTGGCGCTGGTCTACAACTTCCTCGACATCCTCGCCCACGGACGATCCGAGAACGAGCTGCTTCAGGAGCTGGCTCCCGACGAGGCCGCATTCCGCTCGGTGATGAAAGCGTGGTTCCTCCGGAGCCCGCTGTACGAAATCCTGCGCGCCCTCGGCCAGCAGGGCTTCGCGATCGTGCTGACCACCGACCACGGGGCGGTGCTCGCGCGCCGCGCCTCCAAGGTGCACGGCAATCGCGACACCTCCACCAACCTGCGTTACAAGTTCGGTCTCAACCTCAATTGCGACCCGAAGGAAGCCGTGATCCTTCGCGACCCGAAAGTGTTCAAGCTCCCCGACGACTCTGTGAACAAGAACTACATCCTGGCGCGTGAGGACTTCTTCTTCGTCTACCCGACGCGCTTCCACGAGTACGAGCGTCAGTTCCGCGGTTCGTTCCAGCACGGCGGCATCTCGATCGAGGAGATGGTGCTGCCGCGCGTGACGCTGCTGCCGCGCCGCTCGTGAGCACGACCGGGACCGAAGGCGTCTCCCGCCGCAGCGAGGCGCCGGAAGAGACCGAGCGTTGGGGCGCGGCGCTCGCCTCGGGGCTCCAGGCGGGCGACCTGATTCTGCTCCATGGCCCTCTGGGCTCGGGCAAGACCTGCTTCGTGACCGGCCTGGCGCGCGGGCTCGGCGTGCGCGGACGCGTGCGCAGCCCGTCGTTCGGGCTGATCCACGAGATGCACGGCCGGGTCCTTCTCGCGCACGTCGACCTCTACCGGCTGAGCGAGCGGGAAGCCGACCGCCTCGGTCTCGAGGAGCTGCGCGATCGCGCCGTGCTCGCGGTCGAGTGGGGAGAGCGTCTGCCCGCCGCGTGGGACGAAGACGCACTGGCGATCACCTTTCGCATTCTCGGCCCGGCATCGCGCGATCTGACCGCGCGCGGCCGGGGGCCGCGCGGCAGGCAACTGCTCGAGGCCTGGCGCGCGCTCGACCGGGTGACGAGGGGCGCATGATCGGCGTGTCGATCGAATGCGCGACCGAGCGCGCCGACGTGGTCGTGCGCAACGGAGCCGGTGATCGCGCGCAGGAGACGGAGGTCGTCGGACAAGGTCACACGCGGCGTCTCGTCGCACTGCTGAGGCGCGCGCTCGAGAAATCCGGCGTCCGGCCCGGCGAGCTCCAGTGGGTGGCGGCCGATCTCGGCCCCGGCTCGTTCACCGGCGTGAGGGTGGGGCTGGCGACCGCATCGGCGCTGGCTCAGGTGTCCGGCGCGCGCCTGAAGGGCGCGTCGTCCCTGGCCGCGCTGGCGCATGGCGCGCCGCGGCGCCGCGCGCTGGTGGTGCCGCTCGTGCCCGCCGGACGGCACGAAGCCTACGCGGGGTTCTTCCGTTCCGATTCGCGCGGCTCCTGCCGGCTCGTCGGCGCGCCCCAGGTGCTGCGGCTGCCGGCAGCCGTATCGGCCATCGCCGCGATCCGCCGCGCCACCTCGTTGCCGAGTGTGATGCTGGTCGGGCCGGGCGTGCCGCGCTGGCGCGAGGCGCTCGAAGCGGAGTTTCCCGGCGCCACCGCCTCCGGCTGGCGATTCGAAGGACTCTCGGCGGGCGATCTCGCCGATGCCGCGCTGTCCGGCCTCGGACCGGCCGCCGGCCTTCCGGCGCCCGGGGAGGAAGCGACGCCGCTCTACGTGCGCTCCGCACAGGCCGAAGAGCGGGTGCGCCATCGCGTCTCCGCGGCCGAGCCCGTCACGCTGCGGCCGATGACCGCCCAGGACGTCGACGACGTCGCGGCGATCGAGCGTCTCGTCTTCACCGATCCTTGGCCTGAGTCGTTCTTCATCGGAGAGCTGTCCCAGCGCCTGGTGTATGCACGGGTGGCCGAGCGCGCCGGTACGCTCGCCGGCTACAGCCTGGCATGGATGGGCTCCGGCAGCGGCCATCTCGGCAATCTCGCCGTCGTGCCCGAGCAGCGCCGTCGCGGCGTCGCGCGCGTGCTGCTCGAAGACCTTTTCGCGGAGGCCGGTCGACGCCAGGTGGAATCCCTGACACTCGAGGTGAGGGTCTCCAACTTCGCCGCGCAGGGACTCTACCGCGCCCATGGATTTCGTATGGTTGGCCTGCGACGCGGGTATTATCGTGACAGCGGTGAGGATGCTCTCGTGATGGAGTGGAGAACCCCCCGAGGCTCATGACCATGTCCTGGCTCAAGCGCGAGCGCTCCGGAATCAAGTCCAGCAAGACGCCTCGTCCGGACCTTCCCGAAGGGCTGTGGACCAAGTGCGAAGGCTGCGGCGAAGCGCTGTTCCAGAGCGTGCTCGAAGAGAACCTCTGGACCTGCCCCCATTGCAGCCATCACTTCCGGGTTCCGGCGCGCACCTATCTCCAGATGCTGACCGACCCGGACTCCTTCGTGGAGCGGCATGCCGACCTCGAAGCCACCGATCCGCTCGAGTTCCGTGATGCGCGCATGCGATATCCCGACCGGCTGAAGGCCGCGCAGCGCGAGACCGGTCAGAAGGACGCGGCGATCGCCGGCGTCGCCACCATCGGCAGGAAGCCTGTGAGCCTGACCGTGATGGACTTCTTCTTCATGGGCGGAAGCATGGGCTCGGTGGTCGGCGAGAAAGTGGCGCGCTCGATCGAGACGGCCATCGCCGAGCGGCGAGCGCTGATCGTGGTGTCGGCCACCGGCGGCGCGCGCATGCAGGAAGGCATCCTGTCGCTGATGCAGATGGCCAAGACCTCGGCGTTGCTGGCGCGACTTCAAGACCAGCGCCTGCCGTTCATCTCGATCCTCACCGATCCTTCGACCGCCGGCGTGCTGGCGTCCTACGCGTCTCTGGGCGACGTGATCGTGGCCGAGCCGAAGGCGCTGGTCGGCTTCGCAGGAGCGCGCGTGATCCGCCAGACCATCGGCGAGGATCTTCCGCCCGGGTTCCAGCGCGCCGAATTCGTCATGGAAAAAGGCTTCGTCGACCGGATCGTGCACCGCAAGCAGATGCACGACGAAGTGTCGAGTTTGCTCGAGTTTTTCTGGCGCTCCACGCACGGCTTCGCGCGTGACGGGGAAGCGTCGCCGCACGGCTACCGCCCAGAGCTCCCCTCGGCGGACGGTAAGATCGGAGCCGGAATCGGACCCCGGTGACCCATAGGCTCCAGGCTCGGCTCGAGACGCTCTACGGGCTCGAGCGCCGCAAGGACAAGCTCGGGCTGGACGGCACGCGCGCGATCCTCGCGGCGCTGGGTGATCCGCACCGGCGTTTCCGCTCGATCCACGTGGCGGGAACGAACGGCAAGGGATCGGTGTGCGCGATCATCGAGCGCGTCCTGCGCGAGGCCGGCCATCGCACCGGTCTCTACACGTCGCCCCATCTGGTGGACTTCCGGGAGCGGATCCGCGTGGGCGGCCGCTGGGCCGACGACCCGTGGCTCGAGGACGCTCTGGATCGCATCGAGCGCCTTCCCGAAGCGAAGGACCGCACCTTTTTCGAGGTGGCGACCGCGCTCGGCTTTCTCTGCTTCGCCGAGCACGACGTCGATCTCGCAGTGGTCGAGGTGGGGCTCGGTGGACGTCTCGATAGCACCAACGTCCTCACGCCCGAGCTCTCCGTGATCACCGCGATCGGTCTCGACCACACCGAGATCCTGGGTGACACGATCGAGGTCATCGCCGCCGAGAAGGCTGGCATCGTCAAGCCCGGCGTGCCCGTGGTGTGCGAGGACTCCGATCCGCGCGCGCTCGCCGCGGTGGCGTCGGCGGCGAAGGCTCGTGGCGCTCCGCTGGTGCCCCTCCGCGTCGCGTGGAACGTGCCCGCCCTGGTCACGCCCAACGGCGCCGCAACCCGACGATCGCCGCTCGAGATGTTCGTCGCCTCCGAGGCCACGACCGATGCCGACGGCATCGACTGGAGGGTCACGCACCCCGACTGGGGGCGTCTCGATCTCGCCTGCCCGCTGAGGGGGCGGCACCAGGTGAAGAACCTGAAGCTCGCGCTCACGGCGCTCGGCCTCCTGGCCCGCAACGATCCGGCGCTGGACGCCCGCGCCGTGCGCGAAGGCGTCGCGCGGGTCCGCTGGCCGGGACGGCTCGAGCCATGCCCCCATGAGCCGCGGCTCTGGTGGGACGGCGCGCACAACGTCGCCGGCGTGAGCGCTCTGGTCGAGGCTTGGGCCCGCGACCTCCGCATCGAAACGCCCGGCGCCGTCGTGCTGGCGCTTTCGCGCGACAAGGACGTGCCGTGGATGCTCGACGGAATCGCGCACCACTTCCCGCGGGCCCGCGTCGTCGCCACCCGCACCACGAACGCCCGCGCGCTCGATCCTGAAGTGATCCGCCGTGCAGCGGCCGCCGACGGGCTCTCGGCGGACGCGATTCCCGAGCTGCCGCGCGCCGTCGAGCACGCGCTGGCGGTGGCCGGCAGCGATCCGGTCCTGCTGACCGGATCGCTGTTCGCCGTCGGCGAAGCCATGCAGGCGTTCGGCGGCGCGCCCGAGGCCCTGCAATGAGCCGCGCATTCGTCTTCATGGCGCTCGCCATCCTGGCGGCGACGGCGACCGTGGGCCCAGCCCTCGCGCAGCCGCCGCTCAACATCTCGGCGGCGAACGTGACCGGCAGCCGGGGCCCCGAAGGCGACATCGTGCTGCTCAACGGCGACGTGCGCATCACGCGCGGGCTCACCGTCATCACCGCGGACCGCGGTCGCTACCTGCGCGCCCAGGGCATGCTGTATCTGGACGACCGGGTTCGACTGGTGGACACGACGACCACGCTGAGCTGCGATCACGCGGCCTTCTCGGAGGAGAAGGACCTGCTCCAGGTGACCGGAAACGTCGTGATCACCGACAAGGGCGCGACCCTCCGGGCGCCCTCCGGCACCTATGATCGCGGTCGCGGAAGGGCCGAGCTCTACGGCGGCGTGGTGGCGGAGGACAGCTCGCAGATCATTCGCTGCGAGCAGCTCACCTACTGGCGCGACTCGATGCTGGTGAAGGCTCGCGGCCGGGTCCGCGGCGAGGGCAAGAAGGACAGGCTGCGCCTGCTCGCCGACAACGTCGACTACGACCGCCGCCGGCACGTGGCGGTCGCCACGGGGAAGCCGGTGATGGAGTCCGAGGACGAACGCGGGCGCGTGGCGCGCATCTCGGCGAAGCGGCTCCGGCTCGACACCGAGACGCGGCGCGCCGAAGCCATCGACTCGGTGGTGGTTGATCGCGACACGCTCAAGGCCACCGGCGATTACGCGGTGTTCGACGACCGCGCCGACCGTGGCTGGCTCTACGGGCACCCCAAAGCCTGGGACAACGAGACCACCGTGACCGGCGACACGCTCGAGGTGTGGACCGAGAAGCGAACCCTGCGCCGCTTCGTGGTGCGCTCCAACGCCACGCTCGACTACAAGGGCGTCCGCCCGGGGAGCGAAGGCGAGACCAGCCGGCTCACCGGGGAGCGCATGGACGTGTTCTTCACCGACGACGAGATGGACAGCCTGACGTCGGTGGGCGACGCGCGCAACGAGTACCAGGCCGTGGCGCGGCCCGGGAAGACCCCGGAGAGCAACGTGGCCGCCGGCGACACGATCACCGTCCACCTCAAGGATCGGAAGATCGATCGCGCGGTGGTGCGTGGCCACGCCACCGGCGAGTACCGCCTCGAGGTGGCGACGGGGGACACGGCGGCCGCCCGGCTCGAGACGGTCAAGTATCGGGCGCCTCGCATCGAGTTCCACGTGCCGAAGGACCGGATCATCCTCGACGAAGGGGCGCAGCTCGACTACCGCGAGGTCTCGCTCAACTCGCGGCGCGTGGAATTCGACAGTCAGGAGCAGGTGCTGGTGGCGAGCGGCCGGCCGCAGATCGTGGATCGCGGCGACAAGGTGGAAGGCCACCTCATGACCTACGACCTGGAGTCACGCGAAGGAACGATCTACCAGGCCGAGACCACCTACGAGCGCGGTCTCTATCACGGGGAGCGCATCCGCAAAGTCGGCGAGAACGAGCTCGACGTGAAGAGCGGCGAGTACAGCACCTGCTCGCTCGATCACCCGCACTATCACTTCCAGGCGAAGTGGATGAAGATCTATCTCAAGGACAAGATGGTGGCGAAGCCGGTGGTGTTCTACGTCCGGAACGTGCCGCTGCTCGCCCTGCCGTTCTGGATCTTCCCCATCAAGCCGGGCCGCCACTCCGGCTTCATCTTCCCGCAATTCGAGATCGGACTGAGCACCACGGCGGGCCAGTTCATCCGCAACGCCGGTTACTACTATGCGCCCAACGACTACATGGACCTCACCGTCGCCGGCGACTACTACCAGGCCGAGCCCTCGTGGCTGATCCGCTCGGAAGCGAATTACAAGCTCCTCTACTCGTTCGACGGCCAGATCACCTATACGTACCAGCGCAGCGAGAATCCCCTCAGCCCGAGCGACAACTACGACTTCAATGCCTATCACCAGCAGGACATCACGCCTCGCACCCGGCTGCAGGCACGTGGTCAGTTCGTGTCGAGCCGCGCCTACAGCAAGAGCGTCGAGTTCGGGAGGCCGCTCTCGAGCCGGGTCAATCGCTTCCTCACCTCGAACCTGGCGCTCTCCCACGCCGCGGAATGGGCCAACCTCTATCTGGTGATCGACCGCAGGCAGGACCTGGACGCCGACGAGCAGATCAAGGATCCGGACGGGCAAGGGCCGCTGCAGGGGTCGGCGCTGGGGACGGTGGCGTCCCTGCCGAATCTGACCCAGTCGCTTCCCAACCTCTCGGTCTCGTTCCCCACGCGCGCGATCGGCTCGCTGGGCTTCCTGCGCGACACGCCGTTCTCCCGCTCGCTGGCGTCGATGTACTTCTCGCTCGACTCTCGCGTCTTGGCACAGACCGAGCAGCGCGCCGTCGTCTCGGGCTACAGCACCTTCTTGCGCGCGGACAGCACGCTGGACTCCACCACGGTGATCTCGCAGATCAAGAGCGATCGCTGGGGGAGCGCCGCGAACGCCTCGTTGCGCGATTCGCGGCGGCTCTTCGGCTGGCTCAACTTCTCTCCTGCGTTCAACGCGAGCGCGGTGCTGTGGGATTTCGATAATCTGGGCAACGAATTCGTGCCTTCCGCCACCTGGAACGCCTCGCTGGCCACCAGCACGACGTACTACGGCACCTCGCGACTCCAGTGGGGTCCTCTCGTCGGGATCCGCCACGTGGTGTTCCCGAGCGTCAGTTTTCGCTACAGCCCGAGCTTCGACAACCTGCTGTTCACGGACAGCCTGGGAGTGATCCGCTCGCGCTTCACCCCGTTCGGAGGGATTGGCATCTCCGGTTTCCGCGCCGCGAGCATGGGCTTCTCGCTGGATCAGCGCTGGCAAGTCAAGCTGCTGAGGAAGGGCAAGGAGGAGCGGCTCGACAACCTGCTGCAGTGGTCGATGTCCAGTGGCTACAACTTCCTCTACGAGGAGCAGGGACAGGAGCATCCGCTGGCGCCCATCAACTCGGTGGTCCGCTTCTCGCCGCCGGGCGCGGCCTCCGGAGACCTCAACTGGCTCGTCGACGTCTACGAGAAGCGTCCGCTGCGGGCGCTCAACTACAGCATGGCCGTGAACTTCACCGGCGCGACCACGCGCCCGAGCAACACGCCCGAGATCGCGCTCGACAAGCGTGCGCAGCAGGTGCAGGTCGACTTCGCGGAGCCGTGGTCGCTGGGTCTGGTGTTCTCCTATTCGGGCGGGTATTTGCGTGAGCGCGATTGGGAGAGCACGCAGACGGTCAACGGCGTGACACGCTTCAACCTGACCCCCAACTGGCGCCTCGAGTATTCGACCGCGGTGAACCTCACCAATCGCGAGCTGCTCACGCAGCGCTTCGGCCTGGTCCGCGACCTGCATTGCTGGCAGGCCAGCTTCACCCGCATCTTCAACATCGGGGGAGAGGCCGAGTACTACTTCCGCCTCTCGGTCAAGGACCAGCGGGAGCTCTACGTCGAGCGCGGGACGCGCATGGGCAGCGTCGGAGGCATCCAGTAGCGCGGCCCCGGGCCAATTGCCGGCGCGCCCGCATCCAGTTGTCGCGGCCGGCGAGAAATGCGTTGACACCGTGGAGCACGGTGACAAGCTCTGGAGGGTTGAGCCACCCGCGTGAGCCCCGGTCGGGCTCCAGTAGGAGGAAGTCCGGATGAACAAGGGCGAACTGACGCGCTCTTTCTCACGCCGCACCGGGCTGTCGCTTCGGCAATCGAAGCGAGCGATCGATGTGTTGTTCTCGGTGGAAGGGAAGCAGATGGGTTTGATCCCGACCACGCTGGTCCAGGGCCGAAACGTGCGTCTGGCGGGATTCGGAACGTTCGAGACTCGCCGCCGTGCTTCACGGCCCGGGCGCAACCCCCGCACCGGCGAGCCGCTCGTCATTCAGGCGGCGCGCTTGCCGGCGTTTCGCGCGGGGCGAGCCCTCAAGGACAAGATTCGCACGAAGTGAGACAAGAGGAGGGCCGAGCGGGGACCCGTCGCGACGGCTGGTCCCCGCTCGCCGTTTTCATGACCACTCGGATTCCCGCGCGGCGGTTGCTGAGATGCGACCAGTGCGGCCTGAGCGCGTGGATCGGGATCGCGGGCGATCATCGCGACGCATGGTGCGAGCGCTGTCAGCGGGCGACGAGGATCCCGGCGAATGCCGAGGATGCGCCTTGCCCGCACTGCGGGGAGCCGCTGACCCTCGGTGAGCCGCGCTTCGAGGAGATCTACGGCCAGCTCCAGAACCTGGCGGCGGTGCTCGAAGCCTGGAACGGGGATGCCGCGCGTCTCCGCCCGCTGGTCCCCGAGCGACCTCGTTTCCTCTCGGACCTCGACCCACCCGAGATCTCGCCGGAGGATGAAGCCGCGGTCCGCGCGGCGCTCGAGACCTTGCGCACGGGTGCGTTCGCGGATGCGCGCACACGCCTCGAGCGTCTGGTGGAAGACTCCTTCGGCGAGACACCCCAGAAGCAGGACGTGGCCACCGGCGCACGTCTCTGGCTCGCGCTCGCGATCGCGCGGCAGCGACTCGGCGATCTCTCGGCCGCCGAAGCGGCCCTCACGCGGCTGCTCGATCTCGATCCCGGCCATCAGATCGCCCGACTCGATCGCGGCGCGCTGCGCGCGCGTCGCGGTGATTTCGAGGGCGCACGCGCCGATCTCGCGGGCGCGGGGACCCGCATCGAGGCGCGCTGGAACCGGGCGGCGCTCGCGGTGCTGGAAGCCGTGGCCCTCGGGACCGGCGTCCCCGAGCCGTCGCGGCTCGAAGCCGCCCGCGCCGAGGCCGGAGCGCCATCGTCCTATTGGAGCGATCACACCGTGGGCCGGCTGCTGTTCACGGTGATGGTCGAGCGCGCCGCGGCCCGCGGCGCCGACGCCTGCGGCGATGCGCGCGCGCTGCGCGCCGCCGAGCGCGAGCTG is a window from the Candidatus Eisenbacteria bacterium genome containing:
- a CDS encoding HAMP domain-containing sensor histidine kinase, coding for MTAGAPSTRARPGRPRDIHRQRSRSELFRVTLFLASLVMLGGVFVFTNWMVRRLSDQVSASSELLARLCAQASFPATRDPELQAILSGVIRGIDFPMVIADERGVPRAWRLVELDPALIPDASLDSLALGKPIAPVIRARVDRLYAKIGELDRKHPPIPMTQPVTRVSLGRLHYGDPPLLERLRWMPYVTVGGMVALIGVGLWGLETMRRNERRNIWVGMALETAHQLGTPLSSLMGWVELLRARMDETAGAEPVPRAELTETLEEMERDVDRLNKVAQRFSHVGSSPRLEPLDVSALVQRVAEYMRRRIPREEGDVTMTERIEQTTPLPCSRELLEWAIENLIANAITALDKRPGQIEVSVAPREGGGAEIMVRDNGRGMTAREQRRAFEPGYTTKPRGWGLGLALARRVVEEYHGGKLTVRKSVPGEGTTIAIVLPG
- a CDS encoding response regulator, which codes for MPDDQRRQILWADDEIDLLRPHIKFLEQKGFAVTPVGSGEDALAALTRSRFDVVLLDENMPGLGGLATLDAIKSRDVSVPVILVTKNEEESLMEEAIGRHIRDYLIKPVNPSQVLLALKRVLESSRIQDTARTRDYVGDMRRWQDLDRRRFTWQEWVDLAVDVARWDVLFDELPDEQGLAQAHQDFRRSLNADFSRFIEAQYGGWVHGDAQRPPLSTDVVAQTVAPRLKRGERTALVVIDCLRLDQWLTLEPLLAEHFEIQREHYCSILPTATPYSRNAIFSGLLPAELHSRHPDLWQETSGDERSKNRFERQLLELQLDRLKARPTRPIRYFKIYDSAEAQQARKQSSGFAGLGLVALVYNFLDILAHGRSENELLQELAPDEAAFRSVMKAWFLRSPLYEILRALGQQGFAIVLTTDHGAVLARRASKVHGNRDTSTNLRYKFGLNLNCDPKEAVILRDPKVFKLPDDSVNKNYILAREDFFFVYPTRFHEYERQFRGSFQHGGISIEEMVLPRVTLLPRRS
- the tsaE gene encoding tRNA (adenosine(37)-N6)-threonylcarbamoyltransferase complex ATPase subunit type 1 TsaE yields the protein MSTTGTEGVSRRSEAPEETERWGAALASGLQAGDLILLHGPLGSGKTCFVTGLARGLGVRGRVRSPSFGLIHEMHGRVLLAHVDLYRLSEREADRLGLEELRDRAVLAVEWGERLPAAWDEDALAITFRILGPASRDLTARGRGPRGRQLLEAWRALDRVTRGA
- the rimI gene encoding ribosomal protein S18-alanine N-acetyltransferase; this encodes MIGVSIECATERADVVVRNGAGDRAQETEVVGQGHTRRLVALLRRALEKSGVRPGELQWVAADLGPGSFTGVRVGLATASALAQVSGARLKGASSLAALAHGAPRRRALVVPLVPAGRHEAYAGFFRSDSRGSCRLVGAPQVLRLPAAVSAIAAIRRATSLPSVMLVGPGVPRWREALEAEFPGATASGWRFEGLSAGDLADAALSGLGPAAGLPAPGEEATPLYVRSAQAEERVRHRVSAAEPVTLRPMTAQDVDDVAAIERLVFTDPWPESFFIGELSQRLVYARVAERAGTLAGYSLAWMGSGSGHLGNLAVVPEQRRRGVARVLLEDLFAEAGRRQVESLTLEVRVSNFAAQGLYRAHGFRMVGLRRGYYRDSGEDALVMEWRTPRGS
- the accD gene encoding acetyl-CoA carboxylase, carboxyltransferase subunit beta; translated protein: MSWLKRERSGIKSSKTPRPDLPEGLWTKCEGCGEALFQSVLEENLWTCPHCSHHFRVPARTYLQMLTDPDSFVERHADLEATDPLEFRDARMRYPDRLKAAQRETGQKDAAIAGVATIGRKPVSLTVMDFFFMGGSMGSVVGEKVARSIETAIAERRALIVVSATGGARMQEGILSLMQMAKTSALLARLQDQRLPFISILTDPSTAGVLASYASLGDVIVAEPKALVGFAGARVIRQTIGEDLPPGFQRAEFVMEKGFVDRIVHRKQMHDEVSSLLEFFWRSTHGFARDGEASPHGYRPELPSADGKIGAGIGPR
- a CDS encoding folylpolyglutamate synthase/dihydrofolate synthase family protein, encoding MTHRLQARLETLYGLERRKDKLGLDGTRAILAALGDPHRRFRSIHVAGTNGKGSVCAIIERVLREAGHRTGLYTSPHLVDFRERIRVGGRWADDPWLEDALDRIERLPEAKDRTFFEVATALGFLCFAEHDVDLAVVEVGLGGRLDSTNVLTPELSVITAIGLDHTEILGDTIEVIAAEKAGIVKPGVPVVCEDSDPRALAAVASAAKARGAPLVPLRVAWNVPALVTPNGAATRRSPLEMFVASEATTDADGIDWRVTHPDWGRLDLACPLRGRHQVKNLKLALTALGLLARNDPALDARAVREGVARVRWPGRLEPCPHEPRLWWDGAHNVAGVSALVEAWARDLRIETPGAVVLALSRDKDVPWMLDGIAHHFPRARVVATRTTNARALDPEVIRRAAAADGLSADAIPELPRAVEHALAVAGSDPVLLTGSLFAVGEAMQAFGGAPEALQ
- a CDS encoding putative LPS assembly protein LptD, which codes for MSRAFVFMALAILAATATVGPALAQPPLNISAANVTGSRGPEGDIVLLNGDVRITRGLTVITADRGRYLRAQGMLYLDDRVRLVDTTTTLSCDHAAFSEEKDLLQVTGNVVITDKGATLRAPSGTYDRGRGRAELYGGVVAEDSSQIIRCEQLTYWRDSMLVKARGRVRGEGKKDRLRLLADNVDYDRRRHVAVATGKPVMESEDERGRVARISAKRLRLDTETRRAEAIDSVVVDRDTLKATGDYAVFDDRADRGWLYGHPKAWDNETTVTGDTLEVWTEKRTLRRFVVRSNATLDYKGVRPGSEGETSRLTGERMDVFFTDDEMDSLTSVGDARNEYQAVARPGKTPESNVAAGDTITVHLKDRKIDRAVVRGHATGEYRLEVATGDTAAARLETVKYRAPRIEFHVPKDRIILDEGAQLDYREVSLNSRRVEFDSQEQVLVASGRPQIVDRGDKVEGHLMTYDLESREGTIYQAETTYERGLYHGERIRKVGENELDVKSGEYSTCSLDHPHYHFQAKWMKIYLKDKMVAKPVVFYVRNVPLLALPFWIFPIKPGRHSGFIFPQFEIGLSTTAGQFIRNAGYYYAPNDYMDLTVAGDYYQAEPSWLIRSEANYKLLYSFDGQITYTYQRSENPLSPSDNYDFNAYHQQDITPRTRLQARGQFVSSRAYSKSVEFGRPLSSRVNRFLTSNLALSHAAEWANLYLVIDRRQDLDADEQIKDPDGQGPLQGSALGTVASLPNLTQSLPNLSVSFPTRAIGSLGFLRDTPFSRSLASMYFSLDSRVLAQTEQRAVVSGYSTFLRADSTLDSTTVISQIKSDRWGSAANASLRDSRRLFGWLNFSPAFNASAVLWDFDNLGNEFVPSATWNASLATSTTYYGTSRLQWGPLVGIRHVVFPSVSFRYSPSFDNLLFTDSLGVIRSRFTPFGGIGISGFRAASMGFSLDQRWQVKLLRKGKEERLDNLLQWSMSSGYNFLYEEQGQEHPLAPINSVVRFSPPGAASGDLNWLVDVYEKRPLRALNYSMAVNFTGATTRPSNTPEIALDKRAQQVQVDFAEPWSLGLVFSYSGGYLRERDWESTQTVNGVTRFNLTPNWRLEYSTAVNLTNRELLTQRFGLVRDLHCWQASFTRIFNIGGEAEYYFRLSVKDQRELYVERGTRMGSVGGIQ
- a CDS encoding HU family DNA-binding protein, which translates into the protein MNKGELTRSFSRRTGLSLRQSKRAIDVLFSVEGKQMGLIPTTLVQGRNVRLAGFGTFETRRRASRPGRNPRTGEPLVIQAARLPAFRAGRALKDKIRTK